From the Candidatus Desulfatibia profunda genome, the window TTGATAGTCGGGAACCTCATTCAAGAGGGGATCCGGTCGACCGGGTAAGGTCGGGGCTCCGATTTTGCAAAGCAATCCTTCCTTGGTAATCTTTTTTCGTCTGATATCCAGCATCATCTGTTTGACCTTTTTAACGGTCATTTGAGTATAGAGAAGCGGTGGCTTGCCGGGCATCCTGACAATGGCCATGGGTTCCAGATCACAGAACCCTGAACAACCCGTCCGGCATATGGACATCTTCAAGGCCTGTCTTTCCTTTTCTCGGCTCATCCCTTCAAATATATCATCTGCGCCAAGGGCCAAGCCGCAGGTAGATGTCCCTATACTGATTTTGGGTCTTTTGGGGGTTAGAGATCGGATGCCCATTTCCTCTAATTTATTCAAGTCCCAAATATTTTGAATCTTCATTCTGAATCCTTTATCCTTTCCTTAAGAATTTCAAGGATCTTCTCTATATTGAGTTGAGAGTGGGCCTCCCCGTTGAAAGAGGCATTGGGCGCTATAGCGCAGAGTCCCAAACAGTTAACTTTCTCCAAAGAGAACTTTTTATCCCAGGTCGTCTCACCAATTTCGACATTTAAATGGGACTTCAAGGCTCCTATAATTTTATCTGACCCCTTGATATGGCAGGAAATACCGTCACAGACCCTAATCTCCGTATCACCTTTTTTCCAAAGGCTAAAGGCACTGTA encodes:
- a CDS encoding NAD(P)H-dependent oxidoreductase subunit E translates to MEREKINKIVTKHRHEKAAILAILHEIQEEDKQLETESLNYIAQLLKVPVANVYGLATFYSAFSLWKKGDTEIRVCDGISCHIKGSDKIIGALKSHLNVEIGETTWDKKFSLEKVNCLGLCAIAPNASFNGEAHSQLNIEKILEILKERIKDSE